One window of Nocardia sp. NBC_00508 genomic DNA carries:
- a CDS encoding thioredoxin family protein, which translates to MAHTSLMVPLGTALPDFSLPDLDQRIYSREDFAGGPGLLVVFACNHCPYVKHIEAALGELVDSLPSMPTVAICSNDAAAYPDDAPLRLRDQAIRAGWTFPYLVDEDQQVGRAFRAACTPDFFLYDANLELAYRGAFDESTPGNEKPLTGNDLRAAVEAVLDGKPVPEPHRPSMGCSIKWRDA; encoded by the coding sequence ATGGCGCATACCTCTCTCATGGTGCCCCTAGGCACCGCACTACCCGATTTCTCGCTTCCCGACCTCGACCAGCGGATCTACTCCCGCGAGGACTTCGCGGGCGGACCGGGTCTGCTGGTGGTCTTCGCCTGCAACCACTGCCCCTACGTCAAGCACATCGAGGCGGCGCTCGGCGAACTGGTCGACTCGCTGCCGTCCATGCCGACCGTGGCGATCTGCAGCAACGACGCGGCCGCGTACCCGGACGACGCGCCGCTGCGGCTGCGCGACCAAGCGATCAGGGCCGGCTGGACCTTCCCCTACCTCGTCGACGAGGACCAGCAGGTCGGACGGGCATTTCGCGCAGCATGCACGCCGGACTTCTTCCTCTACGACGCGAACCTCGAACTCGCCTACCGCGGCGCCTTCGACGAATCGACCCCGGGCAACGAAAAACCGTTGACCGGCAACGACTTGCGTGCCGCTGTCGAGGCCGTGCTGGACGGCAAGCCCGTCCCGGAACCGCACCGGCCCAGCATGGGTTGCTCGATCAAATGGCGGGACGCCTGA
- a CDS encoding threonine/serine dehydratase produces MELTHSDVKAAAERLTGRVRPVALAQADSTGELWFALEFLQHTGSFKARGALNFLLTHRENGTLPPVGVTIASGGNAGLACAWAARDQGIGATVFLPTTAPRVKVDRLTSYGAEVRLVGTQYADALAASREFADATGALLSHAYDNPLIAAGAGTLMTEIHERIPDLGTVAVAVGGGGLFSGVATAADRHGVRTVAVEPARCCALHAAITAGQVVDVEVDSIAADSLGARRASQMALAAARQYNVVSVLVEDAAIVAARRLLWQERRLAVEHGAATALAAILGDEPAFRRAPGERVCVVLCGANTDPSDLAG; encoded by the coding sequence ATGGAACTGACCCACAGCGACGTGAAAGCCGCGGCCGAACGACTGACGGGCCGGGTCAGACCGGTCGCCCTGGCGCAGGCGGACAGTACCGGCGAGCTGTGGTTCGCGCTGGAGTTCCTGCAGCACACCGGAAGCTTCAAAGCCAGGGGCGCGCTCAACTTCCTGCTCACCCACCGGGAGAACGGCACGCTGCCGCCGGTGGGCGTGACGATCGCCTCGGGCGGCAACGCCGGGCTGGCCTGCGCGTGGGCGGCCCGCGATCAGGGGATTGGAGCGACTGTGTTCCTGCCGACCACGGCGCCACGGGTCAAGGTGGACCGACTCACCTCCTATGGCGCCGAAGTCCGGCTGGTGGGTACTCAATACGCGGACGCGCTCGCCGCCAGCCGTGAGTTCGCCGACGCAACGGGCGCGCTGCTCTCGCACGCCTATGACAACCCGCTCATCGCGGCAGGCGCAGGGACGCTCATGACGGAGATCCACGAGCGGATCCCGGATCTCGGCACCGTCGCCGTGGCGGTCGGCGGAGGCGGGTTGTTCTCCGGAGTCGCCACCGCCGCCGATCGCCACGGCGTCCGCACCGTCGCCGTGGAGCCCGCCCGATGCTGTGCTCTGCACGCCGCGATCACGGCGGGACAGGTCGTCGACGTGGAGGTCGACTCGATCGCCGCCGACTCGCTCGGCGCACGGCGGGCCTCGCAGATGGCGCTGGCGGCCGCGCGGCAATACAACGTGGTCTCGGTGCTGGTCGAGGACGCCGCGATCGTCGCGGCCCGGCGCCTCCTGTGGCAGGAGCGCCGTCTCGCGGTCGAGCACGGCGCCGCGACCGCTCTGGCCGCGATTCTGGGCGATGAACCGGCGTTCCGGCGCGCCCCCGGCGAGCGGGTGTGCGTAGTCCTGTGCGGGGCGAACACCGATCCCTCGGACCTGGCCGGGTAG
- a CDS encoding DUF6597 domain-containing transcriptional factor: MNDVAAGDYRERRSRYEGAVLWTRTVDHRTSALPVLPDGCMDLIWMNGRLIVAGPDTRAYHPAESKGGRYIGVRFFPGTAPALLGVPAHHLLNQRVDLADLWPSAAVRSLIGQLESADDQGVALERIVLRRATEAGRADPLMRRVVAALNAGCPVAAVADAAGLGERTLYRRSLAAFGYGPKTLARVLRMQRALASARSGVPLAETAMLTGFADQAHLSREVRALAGLPLGALLARS; the protein is encoded by the coding sequence GTGAACGATGTCGCCGCGGGCGATTACCGCGAGAGGAGGTCGCGGTACGAGGGCGCTGTGCTGTGGACCAGAACCGTCGACCACCGCACATCGGCGCTACCCGTGCTGCCGGATGGGTGCATGGACCTGATCTGGATGAACGGGCGCCTGATCGTCGCTGGTCCGGACACCCGTGCCTACCACCCTGCCGAGTCGAAAGGCGGCAGGTACATCGGCGTCCGATTCTTTCCCGGTACCGCGCCCGCACTGCTCGGCGTCCCAGCACACCACCTGCTGAACCAGCGGGTCGATCTCGCTGATCTGTGGCCATCGGCGGCGGTCAGGTCGCTGATCGGTCAGCTCGAGTCCGCCGACGATCAGGGCGTGGCGCTGGAACGGATCGTGCTGCGGCGGGCGACCGAAGCCGGACGGGCCGATCCGCTCATGCGGCGAGTGGTCGCCGCGCTGAACGCCGGTTGCCCGGTGGCGGCGGTTGCCGACGCGGCCGGGCTGGGCGAGCGGACCCTGTACCGGCGCTCGCTGGCCGCTTTCGGCTACGGTCCCAAGACCCTGGCCAGGGTGCTGCGCATGCAGCGCGCGCTGGCGTCGGCGCGCAGCGGCGTCCCGCTCGCGGAGACCGCGATGCTCACCGGGTTCGCCGACC